A single Orcinus orca chromosome 2, mOrcOrc1.1, whole genome shotgun sequence DNA region contains:
- the OTUD1 gene encoding OTU domain-containing protein 1 — protein sequence MQLYSSVCTHYPAGGPGPTAAAPAPPAAAAAAAAAQFKVSLQPPGPAGGAPEPDTGECQPAAAAEPREAAAAPAAKMPAFSSCFEMVSGAAAPASAAAAGPPGGSCKPPLPPHYTSTAQITVRALGADRLLLRGPEPGAAAPAAPRGRCLLLAPPSGAPVPPRRGSSAWLLEELLRPDGPEPAGVDAAREGPERNFRLSEHRQALAAAKHRGPAPPPESPEAGPGPWAEERPAERSLRGWDRAGDRVHPPPSADEARRPDPEAEAPPARSGEAVPGGAAEAAIVSRSDPKDEKLALYLAEVERQDKYLRQRSKYRFHIIPDGNCLYRAVSKAVYGDQSLHRELREQTVHYIADHLDHFSPLIEGDVGEFIIAAAQDGAWAGYPELLAMGQMLNVNIHLTTGGRLESPTVSTMIHYLGPEDSLRPSIWLSWLSNGHYDAVFDHSYPNPEYDTWCRQTQVQRKRDEELAKSMAISLSKMYIEQNACS from the coding sequence ATGCAGCTCTACAGTAGCGTCTGCACCCACTACCCAGCCGGGGGCCCTGGTCCCACGGCCGCAGCCCCCGCTCCGCCCGCCGCcgcagcagccgccgccgccgcccagtTCAAGGTATCGCTGCAGCCCCCGGGACCCGCCGGCGGCGCGCCGGAGCCCGATACCGGTGAGTGCCAGCCGGCCGCGGCCGCCGAGCCCCGCGaagccgccgccgcccccgccgccaagaTGCCTGCCTTCTCCTCCTGCTTCGAGATGGTGTCTGGGGCCGCCGCCCCCgcctcggccgccgccgccgggccGCCCGGCGGGTCCTGCaagccgccgctgccgccgcacTACACGTCCACGGCTCAGATCACCGTGCGGGCCCTGGGCGCCGACCGGCTCCTGTTGCGCGGCCCGGAGCCCGGCGCCGCGGCGCCCGCCGCCCCGCGCGGCCGCTGCCTCCTGCTGGCTCCGCCATCCGGCGCCCCGGTCCCCCCGCGGCGGGGCTCCTCGGCCTGGCTCTTGGAGGAGCTGCTGAGGCCCGACGGCCCCGAGCCCGCCGGCGTGGACGCGGCCCGCGAGGGGCCCGAAAGAAACTTCCGATTGAGCGAGCACCGCCAGGCCCTGGCCGCCGCCAAGCACCGCGGCCCCGCGCCGCCCCCGGAGAGCCCGGAAGCCGGCCCCGGCCCGTGGGCCGAGGAGCGCCCTGCGGAGAGGAGCCTCCGGGGCTGGGACAGGGCCGGCGACCGCGTCCACCCTCCTCCCAGCGCCGACGAGGCGCGGCGGCCCGACCCGGAGGCCGAGGCGCCTCCGGCGCGAAGCGGCGAGGCGGTCCCGGGTGGCGCGGCCGAGGCGGCGATCGTCTCCAGGTCGGATCCCAAGGATGAGAAGCTGGCCCTGTACCTGGCCGAGGTGGAGAGACAGGACAAGTACCTGCGGCAGAGGAGCAAGTACCGATTTCACATCATTCCCGACGGCAACTGCCTCTACCGAGCGGTCAGCAAGGCGGTGTACGGGGACCAGAGCCTGCACCGGGAGCTGCGGGAGCAGACGGTGCACTACATCGCCGACCACCTCGACCACTTTAGCCCCCTGATTGAGGGCGACGTGGGGGAGTTTATCATCGCCGCTGCTCAGGACGGGGCGTGGGCCGGGTACCCTGAACTTCTGGCCATGGGGCAGATGCTGAACGTGAATATACATCTAACTACTGGCGGGAGGCTGGAGAGCCCCACGGTGTCTACCATGATTCACTATTTGGGCCCAGAGGATTCCCTAAGGCCTAGCATTTGGCTCAGTTGGCTCAGTAACGGACATTACGACGCGGTGTTTGATCACTCCTATCCGAATCCGGAGTATGACACTTGGTGCAGGCAGACTCAAGTGCAAAGAAAACGCGACGAAGAGCTCGCCAAGTCCATGGCCATATCCCTATCCAAAATGTATATTGAACAAAACGCATGCTCTTGA